CTGTGGCACCTGCTTCCTGATCACTCGGCGGAGTCTCCGCCAGTTCCCAGCCTGCTTCCGTCCAACAACCGTGACAACCTCCCGGGCGGCCACCGAGAGGAGCGCTCGGGTGACGACAGCCACCCGAGCGGGTCGTTCCGCGTCGGCTGTTGGTCCCGTTCTGACCCCCGGCTTTCTCCGGTGGCAGCGTGCTTGTCAGCGCATTTACTAGCATCACCATTCCTTCATCGCCCACTTGGGGGCGCTCGGGTCGTCGGCCTCAGGCCGGGACGAGGAGTCGGCGAAGCATATGGTGGCCAACGGCAAAAACCAGTTCGAGCGGCTCAGCGAGAGCGCGTACTACTCCGCCGTGGTCGAGGCGAACCGGGCGTACCTGGACGTCGCGGTGCCCAACCCGGCCGGCACGGAGCGGGAGTACTGGACCCTTTCCTGCCTGCCGAACACCAAGAGCAGCCCGCGTCGGCTGTCCGCGGTGTGCATGCGAACGATGGAGACCTTTGTTCTGCACCAACCGCTCGATCCGGAGAACCAGGACGTAGCCGAGGGGTTCGTCGTCGTCCGGCAGTCCGTGCTCCGTCGGCACTGGCCGACCGGCCGAGCCCTGGCCCGGGAGTTTCCGGGCCTCACCGAGGAGCGGTCGGACTACCGGGACGCGGGACCGGACCAGGCTCGGGTGTGTGGTCCGTACGACCAGCTGGTTGCGGCGCTCGCCGACGAGCGCTTCGCTGCCGCAGTCCGGCACCTGACCTCCGCCCTCCTCACCGCGCGGACTATGCAGGGCGCCGGGCACAGCCACCGGCTTGTCGACGAGGTGCTGGACCGCGCGCGCCCCGACACCGAGTGGATCTATCCGGTAAACGACCGGACCGAGATGTGGGGCTACCACCAGGACGTGCCGGAGATGTTTGGGAGCCTGCCAGCCGACGGCGCATACGACGACTGGCACCTCTCCTCCTGCTTCCATCAGATCCGGGCCGGGGACCTTATCTGGGTCTACGCCAGCACCCCGCACCGGCGGGTCGTGGCCGCTGGGACCGCCTGGGCTGACCCGTACCTCCGCGCCGACGGCGACGGTTCGGAGTGGCGGCTGGAGATTCGCTGGGAGGTGCCGCTCACCCGTTTCCTACTCAGACGCGGCGTGGCGGGGACAGACGTATTGGAGAAGGTCGTGCAGGGCGTTCGCGCCGTGCAGCCGGTAGAGGCGGACCGCCTGGCCAAGATCCTGGACGAGGCCCGGGCGCCCGAACCCGAGGGACTGCCAGAGGGCCGCCGTCGGCGGCTGGCGCAGGTGACGGCCCGACAGGGACAGGCCGACTTCCGTCGCCAACTCATCGAGGCGTACCAGGGCCGCTGTGCGATCAGCGGTTGCGGCGTGGAGGCGGCGCTACAGGCCGCGCACATCGAGCCGTACGACGGGCCGGCCACCAACCGGGTATCCAATGGCCTTCTACTCCGAGCGGACCTACACAACCTCTTCGACCAAGGGTTGCTCTGGATCGACGACTCGTACCGGGTCCAGGTTGCGGAAGGGCTCGACCACTACGGCGAGTTCGCCGGGGTTGAACTCCCGCCGACGGCGGATCCCACGCACCGGCCGGACCAGCGGGCGTTGGCAGCGCACCGCCGCGACCACGGCGTAGATTGACGATTCCGCAGCCGACCGACACCCGGACGGTGCGGTCGACCGCGGCGGTACTTACGAGGGCACGCACAGGGAGCCTCCTGATCAGGGCCTGGGCAGGAATCCTCGGCAGGCATTCCAGCCGGCCTCAGGTGCTGTGCGCCTCCTCAAAGCGGAGAGCCACGAGACCACCGGCGCAGTGCGGTGACTACAGTGCGCGGCCCAGGGCACACGTCTTCGCCCGCCTCGCCGGTCACGGCCTGGTGCTGATGCCGCATTGGCCGTACGCCTTCGAGCGCTCCGACGCCGCGTCCGACGCCGTAGTGGTGACGAACTGGCAGGCGGACGCCCCGGCGAAGGCGCTCGTCGACCCGTCGACCGGGCCAGGCCTGGGGCCATGTGTCGACGGGGCCACCGCGCGACGAGGACTGATGGCGCCTGTCACCAGCCGACACGATCTACGGTCTACCCGCCACTGGGGACAGTGACACGGAGGTGCGCCAATCAAACCGGGATGTGGATACCTGCGGCTGGTGCACCTGCCCGTCGACCGCACCGCCGAAGCCGTCCGCGACGCGCCCCTCGCCGTACTGGCGGGACTTCCCGAGGCCGAGCGCCTCACACTGACCTGGGACCAGGGCGCGGAGATGGCCCATCAACAGCAGGTTGCACCGTTGCTGCGTGACGGGGTGCTCTTCGCCCATCCCGGCCGGCCGTCGCAGCGCGGCACGAACGAGATCACCAACGGTCCGCTGCGCCAGTACTTCCCCAACCGCAGGGACCTGTCGCAGCACACCGCCGCCGATCTCCGCACCGTCGAGCAACGCCTCAACGACCGGCCTCGCAAGACGCTAGGCTGGCGCACCCGGCCGACGTCTTCCACGCCGCTCTGGCACCCTGACGACCGTCACCGTTGCGACGACCGCTCGAATCCGACCTCCCAGATTGGTCGGTTCACGGGCCCCTGGAGGTGGTCCCTGGCGTGCAGTCGGCGTTGGACCGAGACGTTCGACTCGTCCGCGGTGCCCGCCAATCGGCTGCTTGCTCTGGTCGACGCCGCATTTGCCACACTCGACTCGTGAGGCTTCGTAGAGTTCGGCTGGCCGATGCGAGACCTACGTGACGTGCTGGCCGATTTGAAGGACACGGACGGGTCGTCAGGCTCAGTTTCCTTTGTGATGACCTGGCAGCGGCAGACGGAACACCGTCCGCCGGCCCTGGCCCAGAGGATTTTCCTCGTCCGATCAGAGACGCCCCGCATCGGACGGTACGCCATCACACCGACTCGTCGGCATCCTCGACGCCACACGAGCCGACCTTCCACCCGCGACAGACGCAGCACTCCACGCTGCCCTGTGTTTGGGCCTTGGTTGTCGCCGCCCAACACTGCGTGAGAACGTGGCCCTTCAGGCAGATGCGGAGAACCATGGCAGAGCATCGAGTGCGGGGCGCGCGTCCCTGGGTATGGGGAGTTGGCGGCCTCGTGGGCGGGCTCCTGCTCGCGTTCGCGCTTGTGGTGGGTCCGTGGCTACTCACCCGATACCCTCATCAGGGACTGACAGCCGAGCAGAAGTTCAAGGCCAGGAACGACGTACGGACAACGCTTGTGCAGGCCCTGGCCGGACTTGCCGTGGCTGGCGGTCTCGTTGTCACCTACAGCACCTATCGCCAGAACCAGCGTGATCAAGCGGACCGGCGGATCGAGCAAGACCGATCACATCGGCTCATCGAGGTTAGGCATGTCAACGACCTCTACATGAAAGCGGTCGAGCAGCTCGGTCATGCCCAAGCGCCGGTTCGGCTCGGTGCCCTGTACTCCTTGGCGCAGCTCGCTCAGGCAAACCTGGGACAGCGGCAGACCGTGGTCGACGTGTTGTGCGCCTACTTGCGCATGCCCTACTCACTCGCGGATTCAGCTACGCCGGCCGCAAAGGAGGAGCACGCGCAGCAGCTCCAAGTGCGTCTGACTGCTCAACGTCTCCTCGCTGGCCACCTCTGTCTCCCCCGCGATGTGTCGGCTGCGGACGCCGGGCGCGCGCAGCAACGGGTTGCGTCCGAGGACGACGTCTTCTGGCCTGGCATCAGTCTGGACTTGACCGGTGCATCTCTCGTCGACTTTGAGTTCGCCGGGTTGTCGGTCCTCGGGGCAGTCTTCGACCGGGCAAAATTTGCAGCCTCCACGATCTTCACTGGCGCTACCTTCTTCGGCTTCGCCGGGTTCCGCGGCGCAAGCTTCGACGAGGAGGCCGTGTTCGACAAAGCGACCTTCGCCGGCCACACCGACTTTCGTGGGGCGACCTTCGTGGAAGCTGGCTTCGTCAGTGCAGCCTTCCATGACGGTGTCTGGTTCGACGAAGCAGTTTTTAAGGTCGACGTCAACTTGGCCTACAGCCGTTACGGCGGCTATGCCGTGTTCAGCAAGGTCACCTTCAACGGCGGCGCCTGGTTTGACATGGCACGCTTCATCGATAGCGCCACGTTTGAAGAGGCTACCTTTAGCGGTGGAGTCTCATTCCAATCTGATACGCCCCTGGATGCCATGTTCAATGGCGCGCGCGTACTGCCGCCGAGCGACGAGTACCTCGAAAGCGGCCGCGATGCCGACCGGGAATGGCCACCTGGATGGACCGTGCAGCCGGATGAAGACGACCCTAACCGCGGTACGTTGGTTCGCCTGCAGCCCAAGAATCCCTCCGAGGTGATGCCACCATCCTCCCGGCCGAATGCTGACTGAAGAAGCTGGCCATTTCGTCACGCCGCATCA
This portion of the Micromonospora zamorensis genome encodes:
- a CDS encoding pentapeptide repeat-containing protein, which encodes MGGLLLAFALVVGPWLLTRYPHQGLTAEQKFKARNDVRTTLVQALAGLAVAGGLVVTYSTYRQNQRDQADRRIEQDRSHRLIEVRHVNDLYMKAVEQLGHAQAPVRLGALYSLAQLAQANLGQRQTVVDVLCAYLRMPYSLADSATPAAKEEHAQQLQVRLTAQRLLAGHLCLPRDVSAADAGRAQQRVASEDDVFWPGISLDLTGASLVDFEFAGLSVLGAVFDRAKFAASTIFTGATFFGFAGFRGASFDEEAVFDKATFAGHTDFRGATFVEAGFVSAAFHDGVWFDEAVFKVDVNLAYSRYGGYAVFSKVTFNGGAWFDMARFIDSATFEEATFSGGVSFQSDTPLDAMFNGARVLPPSDEYLESGRDADREWPPGWTVQPDEDDPNRGTLVRLQPKNPSEVMPPSSRPNAD
- a CDS encoding HNH endonuclease, which produces MANGKNQFERLSESAYYSAVVEANRAYLDVAVPNPAGTEREYWTLSCLPNTKSSPRRLSAVCMRTMETFVLHQPLDPENQDVAEGFVVVRQSVLRRHWPTGRALAREFPGLTEERSDYRDAGPDQARVCGPYDQLVAALADERFAAAVRHLTSALLTARTMQGAGHSHRLVDEVLDRARPDTEWIYPVNDRTEMWGYHQDVPEMFGSLPADGAYDDWHLSSCFHQIRAGDLIWVYASTPHRRVVAAGTAWADPYLRADGDGSEWRLEIRWEVPLTRFLLRRGVAGTDVLEKVVQGVRAVQPVEADRLAKILDEARAPEPEGLPEGRRRRLAQVTARQGQADFRRQLIEAYQGRCAISGCGVEAALQAAHIEPYDGPATNRVSNGLLLRADLHNLFDQGLLWIDDSYRVQVAEGLDHYGEFAGVELPPTADPTHRPDQRALAAHRRDHGVD